From the Chitinophaga lutea genome, one window contains:
- a CDS encoding FecR family protein, with protein MNEQHEKIYTLMSRKLAEEASAEELEELDALLAEHPELQYAFSMVTELSPLPKPTDPPTADELERKNRGAARIQRLFDEEAAAVPVRRLKPRWPWMAAASVVLLAGVAAVWALRGKNSLEQVVVETRFGPKQQEVQLPDGTTVTLNAGSKLVYDEAALASGKREVRLEGEGFFKVKADEQHPFIIKTGKVDVRVLGTTFNLKAYPEDNRVETFLISGRVEVAYEENGRKTRMQLRPSERFIVSLPAVEIRGNTPPPPPVLKSAAPDEMRAAVMEPGWLTGRLELENVTFEQLVNELERWYDVKITIKNEQLKAEIFTGTFDSKSLPEVLEALQYTLQFKYSIDENRKTVELW; from the coding sequence ATGAACGAACAGCACGAAAAGATATATACCCTGATGTCCAGGAAGCTGGCGGAAGAGGCAAGTGCGGAGGAACTGGAAGAACTGGACGCCCTGTTGGCCGAACACCCTGAATTACAATACGCCTTCAGTATGGTCACGGAATTGTCGCCCCTGCCCAAACCCACCGACCCGCCGACGGCGGACGAACTGGAGCGGAAAAACAGGGGCGCCGCGCGCATCCAGCGGCTCTTTGATGAAGAGGCGGCCGCCGTACCGGTGCGCCGTCTGAAACCCCGCTGGCCCTGGATGGCCGCCGCTTCGGTGGTATTACTGGCGGGTGTGGCCGCCGTTTGGGCCCTGCGCGGGAAAAACAGCCTGGAGCAGGTAGTGGTGGAAACCCGCTTCGGCCCGAAGCAACAGGAAGTACAGCTGCCCGACGGTACGACCGTGACGCTCAACGCGGGGAGCAAGCTGGTGTACGATGAGGCCGCTCTCGCGAGCGGCAAAAGGGAAGTGCGCCTGGAAGGGGAAGGTTTCTTTAAAGTGAAAGCGGACGAACAACATCCTTTTATCATTAAAACGGGCAAGGTAGACGTACGGGTGCTCGGCACCACCTTCAACCTGAAAGCCTACCCGGAAGACAACCGTGTGGAAACATTCCTGATCAGCGGCAGGGTGGAAGTAGCCTATGAGGAAAACGGGCGCAAAACCCGGATGCAGCTCAGGCCCAGCGAACGTTTCATCGTCAGCCTGCCTGCCGTGGAAATCAGGGGGAACACGCCACCGCCGCCGCCGGTATTGAAAAGCGCCGCGCCGGATGAAATGCGCGCCGCCGTTATGGAGCCCGGCTGGCTCACCGGCCGCCTCGAACTGGAAAATGTCACCTTCGAACAGCTCGTGAATGAGCTGGAACGCTGGTACGACGTAAAAATCACCATTAAAAACGAACAACTCAAAGCCGAGATCTTTACCGGCACCTTCGATTCAAAATCGCTCCCGGAAGTACTGGAAGCACTGCAGTATACCCTGCAGTTCAAATACAGCATTGATGAAAACAGAAAAACAGTTGAACTCTGGTAA
- a CDS encoding RagB/SusD family nutrient uptake outer membrane protein produces the protein MKNISFYIGLGMLAAATVSCKKDFLDRFPKTEVTQETFFNTPQDLETYTNTLYGQLQYGTDDINSDNISSYSGGGEVDALVRGSVTPNNAGGWNRDEWAKLRRINFMLDNVHKTTGDATAIKHYIGIARFFRAWFYLGKMARYSDVPWYNTALATDNEQLYKARDPRALIADSILNDLTFAVENIKPDEGNRTRVSKWVALALMTRFGLYEGTYRKYHGELNLANDHTRFLEKAVWAADEIMKSGRFVIHNTGAGAADYRVLFSSSSLAGNKEMIQWADYQQALGVGNNTHTVLGWTWSLSNSLATTYLMKDGTPFTAQAGYDKKGFIDMFTDRDPRLAETVAPPGFSPNQDGKPYIAKPNLGGLDQVKFYPRSPAQRQGWVANYTGLPVFRYAEVLLAYAEAKAELGTITQADLDKTIKLLRTRVQMPALDAAAANANPDNVLALEYPAVTGPNKGLLLEIRRERRVELACEGLRYDDLMRWKAGMRLQDAQGGMYVAALGAIDVSGDGKPDIAILASPKDESPIAGLPEDVKKGLSKFYLKDENGKDNNFYLQNGTSGKILFTRDRDQPRVFQEPKYYYRPVPQDQLILNSQLKQIFGW, from the coding sequence ATGAAAAACATCAGCTTCTATATAGGTTTAGGGATGCTCGCAGCGGCAACAGTGTCCTGCAAAAAAGATTTTCTCGACAGGTTCCCGAAAACGGAAGTGACGCAGGAAACTTTCTTCAACACCCCGCAGGACCTGGAAACATACACGAACACCTTATACGGCCAGCTGCAATACGGCACCGACGATATCAATTCTGACAACATCAGCAGCTACAGCGGCGGAGGGGAAGTAGACGCCCTGGTGCGCGGTTCCGTTACGCCGAACAATGCCGGCGGCTGGAACAGGGATGAATGGGCCAAACTGCGCCGCATCAATTTTATGCTCGACAACGTGCATAAAACCACCGGCGACGCGACCGCCATCAAACATTACATCGGTATCGCCCGCTTTTTCCGCGCCTGGTTCTATCTCGGCAAAATGGCCCGTTATTCGGACGTGCCCTGGTATAACACCGCACTCGCCACCGACAACGAACAACTCTACAAAGCCCGCGACCCGCGCGCGCTGATCGCCGACTCCATCCTCAACGACCTGACCTTTGCCGTGGAGAACATCAAGCCCGACGAAGGCAACCGCACCCGCGTGTCGAAATGGGTGGCGCTCGCGCTGATGACGCGGTTCGGGCTGTATGAAGGCACCTACCGGAAATATCACGGCGAACTGAACCTCGCCAACGATCATACCCGCTTCCTCGAGAAAGCGGTGTGGGCGGCAGACGAAATCATGAAAAGCGGCCGCTTCGTTATTCACAACACCGGCGCCGGTGCCGCCGATTACCGGGTACTGTTCTCCAGCAGCTCACTGGCCGGCAACAAGGAAATGATCCAGTGGGCCGACTATCAGCAGGCGCTCGGCGTGGGCAACAATACGCATACGGTATTGGGTTGGACCTGGTCGCTCAGCAACAGCCTGGCTACCACCTACCTGATGAAAGACGGCACGCCGTTTACCGCACAGGCCGGTTATGACAAGAAAGGGTTCATCGACATGTTTACCGACCGCGATCCGCGTCTCGCTGAAACGGTAGCCCCTCCGGGCTTTTCACCCAACCAGGACGGCAAGCCGTATATCGCCAAACCGAACCTGGGCGGTCTCGACCAGGTGAAGTTCTATCCCCGCAGCCCGGCGCAGCGCCAGGGCTGGGTAGCTAACTACACCGGTTTGCCCGTATTCCGCTATGCAGAGGTGCTGCTCGCATATGCCGAAGCGAAAGCAGAGCTGGGCACCATCACGCAGGCCGATCTCGATAAAACCATCAAACTGCTGCGCACCCGCGTGCAAATGCCCGCGCTGGATGCGGCGGCGGCCAATGCCAATCCCGATAACGTGCTGGCGCTGGAATACCCCGCGGTAACCGGTCCTAACAAAGGCCTGTTGCTCGAAATCCGCCGTGAGCGGAGAGTGGAGCTGGCCTGCGAAGGACTGCGGTACGACGACCTGATGCGCTGGAAAGCAGGCATGCGCTTGCAGGATGCGCAGGGCGGTATGTATGTGGCCGCGCTGGGCGCCATCGATGTGAGCGGCGACGGTAAGCCGGACATCGCCATCCTGGCTTCGCCGAAAGACGAATCGCCCATCGCCGGCCTGCCCGAGGATGTGAAGAAAGGGCTGTCGAAATTCTACCTGAAAGATGAAAATGGTAAGGACAATAATTTTTATCTCCAGAATGGTACCTCCGGTAAAATTCTTTTTACCCGCGACCGCGATCAGCCCAGGGTGTTCCAGGAGCCGAAGTATTACTATCGCCCCGTTCCCCAGGATCAACTGATCCTCAACAGCCAGCTGAAACAGATTTTCGGTTGGTAA
- a CDS encoding outer membrane protein assembly factor BamB family protein, with protein sequence MIRLSRLLLLAGICSVQAAAAQYSGYVFSDDNKNGLREPREKGIAGVRVSDGLNVLVTDSDGAFTLPGHARNRFVFITTPAGYRTTKAFYMPLSPKTEAYNFGLQPVQQNGTFLRITDTETAQFDNWVTDVKQYARNEKADFLIHTGDICYEKGMNFHAAQVNTQTMDLPVYYAIGNHDLVKGAYGEELYESLFGPVFYSFESGKVHYIVTPMRSGDYKPSYTDEDVYQWLKNDLAKADPAKPVVIFNHDLLTYDSTFRFKDLVLNEHRLKAWIYGHWHINFSRMHGQNGVRSICAAPAAGGGIDNSACNFDVFSTDGSGITDIRRRYTYAHRKLAMLYAAGRDVTVNAYHTASPVKSVTVRTFDQKGNALQVLSLTPQSDWNWRGGQLHAKAHTAATEALLNNGEILFTRDTIGNTRLVASGNLKGNIWRSAPVSGDNLVFIATIDDELNRHCGISAMDFNGKVKWQFRTRNSVKNMLSYANGTVLGTDAEGYTYAVDAKTGRLKWEHQGGLNSLPEYCSGGIVDGDSYYTGAGKYLQALSIKDGSVKWTNTGWAGGEGTPATIVQQGNLLAVSSNWNALFMHEASTGKLLWKKNNAGIRFRSSTPVFADGELIVCGTEFIHFLDPQTGRTKDSIPVSDGIKTMAAPVVTPQHIIVSGAAEGLVAFDRTTHNEAWRFKPGEAIFYSAPYSKPSSATIESTPLFVNGRLYAAALDGRLYVLDAQTGKVLQQEDVGCPIFAPVAREGQLTLLSDFAGNVYFFKL encoded by the coding sequence ATGATCAGACTATCCCGCCTGCTGCTACTCGCAGGCATATGCAGTGTACAGGCCGCTGCAGCGCAATACAGCGGCTATGTGTTTTCCGACGACAATAAGAACGGCCTCCGCGAGCCCCGGGAAAAAGGTATCGCCGGCGTGCGTGTATCCGACGGGTTGAACGTGCTCGTGACGGACAGCGACGGCGCTTTTACCCTGCCCGGCCATGCCCGCAACCGGTTCGTTTTTATCACGACGCCCGCAGGTTACCGCACCACCAAAGCGTTCTACATGCCGCTTTCCCCGAAAACGGAAGCTTACAATTTCGGCTTGCAGCCGGTGCAGCAGAACGGCACCTTCCTGCGCATCACCGACACCGAAACGGCGCAGTTCGATAACTGGGTGACCGACGTGAAACAATACGCCCGCAACGAAAAGGCGGACTTCCTGATACATACGGGCGACATCTGCTACGAAAAAGGCATGAACTTCCACGCTGCGCAGGTCAACACCCAAACCATGGACCTGCCCGTGTATTACGCCATCGGCAATCACGACCTCGTGAAAGGCGCGTACGGAGAGGAATTGTATGAGTCCCTGTTCGGGCCCGTGTTTTATTCTTTCGAATCGGGAAAGGTGCACTACATCGTAACGCCCATGCGAAGTGGCGATTACAAACCTTCTTATACGGACGAGGATGTGTATCAATGGCTGAAGAACGACCTGGCGAAGGCCGATCCCGCCAAACCGGTCGTGATCTTCAATCATGACCTGCTCACCTACGACAGCACGTTCCGTTTCAAAGACCTGGTGCTGAACGAGCACCGCCTCAAAGCCTGGATTTACGGGCACTGGCATATCAACTTCTCCCGCATGCACGGGCAGAACGGCGTTCGTTCCATTTGCGCCGCACCGGCGGCAGGCGGCGGTATCGACAATTCGGCCTGTAATTTTGATGTGTTCTCAACAGACGGCAGCGGCATTACGGATATCCGACGCCGTTATACCTACGCGCACCGCAAGCTGGCGATGTTGTACGCCGCCGGCCGCGACGTCACCGTGAACGCCTACCACACGGCGAGCCCGGTGAAATCCGTGACCGTCCGGACGTTCGACCAGAAAGGGAATGCATTGCAGGTACTGTCGCTGACACCCCAGTCCGACTGGAACTGGCGGGGCGGGCAGTTGCACGCAAAGGCGCATACCGCCGCCACCGAAGCCCTGCTGAACAACGGAGAAATCCTCTTCACCCGCGATACCATCGGTAACACCCGTCTTGTTGCCTCCGGTAACCTGAAAGGCAATATCTGGCGCAGTGCGCCGGTATCCGGCGATAACCTGGTATTCATCGCTACCATCGATGATGAATTGAACCGGCATTGCGGCATCTCCGCCATGGACTTCAACGGGAAAGTGAAATGGCAGTTCCGTACCCGCAACTCCGTGAAGAATATGCTCTCGTACGCTAACGGCACGGTGCTGGGCACGGATGCGGAAGGATATACCTATGCGGTGGATGCGAAAACAGGCCGGCTGAAATGGGAGCATCAGGGCGGCCTCAATTCCCTGCCGGAATATTGCTCCGGGGGGATTGTGGACGGTGATAGCTATTACACCGGCGCCGGCAAATACCTGCAGGCGCTGTCCATCAAAGACGGTTCCGTAAAATGGACGAATACCGGCTGGGCCGGGGGAGAAGGCACGCCGGCCACCATCGTGCAGCAGGGCAACCTGCTGGCCGTTTCTTCCAACTGGAACGCCCTGTTCATGCACGAGGCCTCGACCGGCAAACTGCTGTGGAAGAAAAACAACGCGGGCATCCGTTTCAGGAGCAGCACGCCCGTGTTCGCGGACGGTGAGCTGATCGTGTGCGGCACGGAGTTCATCCACTTCCTCGATCCGCAGACCGGCCGTACGAAAGACAGCATCCCCGTGAGCGACGGCATCAAAACGATGGCCGCGCCGGTGGTAACGCCGCAGCACATCATCGTGAGCGGCGCGGCGGAAGGGCTCGTCGCCTTCGACCGTACAACGCACAATGAAGCCTGGCGCTTCAAACCGGGCGAAGCGATCTTCTATTCCGCGCCTTATTCCAAACCTTCATCGGCTACCATAGAAAGCACGCCGTTGTTCGTGAATGGCCGCCTGTACGCTGCAGCGCTCGACGGGCGCCTCTATGTGCTGGATGCGCAGACCGGGAAGGTGTTGCAGCAGGAGGATGTTGGTTGCCCCATTTTTGCGCCGGTGGCGCGGGAGGGGCAGCTGACGCTGCTGAGCGACTTTGCGGGGAACGTCTACTTCTTCAAACTATAA
- a CDS encoding SusC/RagA family TonB-linked outer membrane protein, producing MKIISVLMLTACLQVSATGYSQERLSLEYSNINIKKLLSLVSKKSDYTFLYRNVTIPDKTININVKNAPVLSILDETLAGTELSYKVLSGKLVVIMPAGEVLQTKPVKGKVTDSEGQPLIGVTVMVKGTTRGAQTDSKGEFSIEAPENATLVFSYIGHESQEVSVKDAGKALDIVLKGGASGLTEIVVVGYGVQKKINLSGAVDAISGKALESRPINNIATGLQGLLPNLNIGLSNGRVTSTPSFNIRGATGLPGSNTAPFILVDNIPATPDELARLNPADVESITVLKDAASAAIYGARAAFGVVLITTKSGVNDRLSVSVSTNYALRTLGKVPEIVTDPYLTMDYKHRAATPLYNLFPDAVREYAKKRSADPSLPAVIVDPNNPNAWAYYGTTDWLHEAYTKTAPSSNTSFSISKKDKKLAYYLSGEYFQNNGQLKYGNDVYKRYNLRAKGTYEFNDRVKLGTNTTFTSGDYDSPGFIDGDFFHNVNRTPALSVLRNPDGSWTSDGASLFGRLQDGGRNKSVLNEFVLTANGEVGILKGVWDIKADATFRRYNNVVNGFGVPVPYNNGPNQPIKYTGANPSFANNAADAYRYNVYNVYTDFHKTFAKRHFVQALAGFNQEYYYFNRFSTTRQGLISNSLPSPQLATGTVTTTSRIDDWAVRGLFYRLNYIYNDKYILEFNGRYDGTSRFPSHDRWGFFPSASAAWVLTNEEFFKPLAHPLHLDVLKFRASYGSLGNQATVNSYGYIPTMGSGQIGQILDGARPIGVTQPAPVSSSLTWEKIRTLNFGVNMSWLNNRLSIDGDIYTRTVEDLLTKSKTLPAVFGANEPNTNAADIRVKGWELSMKWNDEFTLGGSPFNYGVRFILSDSYAEVMKFDNPGRLLSDHYVGKRFGEIWGLENDGFFQTEDELKNSPDQTDVGSDDQNYKFYVGDLKFKDLNGDKKINYGKRTVDDPGDSRIIGNSSIRLPYSLDLSADWKGFDLRVFFQGVGKRDWYPNPSNHYFWGVFAQPWTNVQVHNLDSWTPEQRNAYFPRLKSYIAEDASELGAPQTRYLQNAAYLRLKNLTVGYTLPSALTRKAHIERLRFYFSAENIFTRSHLKANLDPEGLGGSVYPFQKTYSGGLNLNF from the coding sequence ATGAAGATAATTTCAGTCCTGATGCTGACTGCCTGCCTCCAGGTGAGCGCCACGGGATATTCGCAGGAAAGACTGAGTCTGGAATACAGCAACATCAACATCAAGAAGCTCCTCAGCCTGGTAAGTAAAAAAAGCGATTATACTTTCCTGTACCGTAATGTGACCATTCCGGATAAGACGATCAACATCAACGTAAAAAACGCGCCTGTTTTAAGCATTCTCGACGAAACGCTGGCAGGCACGGAACTGTCGTATAAAGTACTGTCGGGCAAACTGGTGGTGATTATGCCTGCGGGCGAAGTGCTGCAGACCAAACCCGTCAAGGGCAAGGTGACGGACTCGGAAGGCCAGCCACTGATCGGCGTTACGGTGATGGTTAAAGGGACCACCAGGGGCGCGCAAACCGACTCCAAAGGCGAGTTCAGCATAGAGGCGCCGGAAAACGCCACACTGGTTTTTTCCTACATCGGTCACGAATCACAGGAGGTATCTGTGAAAGACGCCGGCAAAGCGCTCGATATTGTGCTGAAGGGCGGTGCAAGCGGCCTTACGGAGATCGTAGTGGTAGGTTATGGCGTGCAGAAAAAGATCAATCTGAGCGGCGCTGTGGACGCGATTTCCGGTAAAGCGTTGGAAAGCCGGCCCATCAACAACATCGCTACCGGTTTGCAGGGTCTGTTGCCGAACCTCAACATCGGCCTTTCCAACGGCCGGGTAACTTCCACGCCATCCTTCAACATCCGTGGCGCAACCGGCCTGCCCGGCTCAAACACGGCGCCTTTTATTCTCGTCGATAATATCCCGGCCACGCCTGATGAACTGGCACGGCTCAACCCGGCGGACGTGGAGAGCATCACCGTGCTGAAAGACGCCGCTTCCGCCGCTATTTACGGTGCCCGCGCCGCATTCGGGGTGGTGCTGATCACGACCAAATCCGGCGTCAACGACCGTCTCTCCGTTTCCGTAAGCACCAATTACGCATTGCGTACACTGGGGAAAGTGCCGGAAATCGTAACAGACCCTTACCTCACGATGGATTATAAGCACCGCGCTGCGACGCCGCTGTACAACCTGTTCCCGGATGCCGTGCGGGAATACGCAAAAAAACGGTCTGCTGATCCTTCGCTGCCGGCTGTTATCGTAGATCCCAACAACCCGAACGCATGGGCCTATTACGGCACCACGGACTGGTTGCATGAAGCCTATACCAAAACCGCGCCCTCAAGCAATACCAGCTTCAGCATTTCAAAGAAAGACAAGAAACTGGCCTACTACCTGTCTGGCGAATATTTCCAGAATAATGGCCAGCTGAAGTACGGCAACGACGTATACAAACGCTATAACCTTCGTGCGAAAGGCACCTACGAGTTCAACGACCGCGTTAAACTGGGCACCAACACCACCTTCACCAGCGGCGACTATGATTCTCCCGGGTTTATTGACGGCGACTTTTTCCATAACGTGAACCGCACACCGGCATTGTCCGTACTGCGCAACCCCGACGGTTCCTGGACCTCGGACGGAGCCAGCCTGTTCGGGCGTTTGCAGGATGGCGGGCGCAACAAAAGCGTCCTCAATGAGTTCGTGCTGACCGCCAATGGTGAGGTAGGCATCCTCAAAGGCGTATGGGACATCAAGGCCGACGCTACCTTCCGCCGGTACAACAACGTGGTGAACGGATTCGGCGTACCCGTGCCCTACAACAACGGGCCGAACCAGCCGATCAAATATACCGGCGCCAATCCGTCGTTCGCCAACAACGCGGCCGACGCCTACCGTTACAACGTTTACAACGTATATACCGATTTTCATAAGACCTTTGCCAAACGCCATTTTGTGCAGGCGCTGGCCGGTTTCAACCAGGAATACTATTATTTCAACCGCTTCAGCACCACCCGTCAGGGCCTGATCAGTAACTCGCTCCCCAGCCCGCAGCTGGCCACCGGAACGGTGACCACTACCTCCAGGATCGACGACTGGGCAGTGCGTGGTCTCTTTTACCGCCTCAATTACATTTACAACGACAAGTACATACTGGAGTTCAACGGCCGCTACGACGGTACCTCCCGCTTCCCGTCCCACGACCGCTGGGGCTTCTTCCCTTCGGCTTCCGCTGCCTGGGTGTTGACCAACGAGGAGTTCTTCAAGCCGCTGGCGCATCCCCTGCATCTCGACGTACTGAAGTTCCGCGCGTCTTACGGCTCCCTGGGCAACCAGGCGACCGTCAATTCATACGGATACATTCCCACCATGGGCTCCGGTCAGATCGGGCAGATCCTCGACGGGGCAAGGCCGATCGGTGTAACACAGCCCGCGCCTGTATCCAGCTCGCTCACCTGGGAAAAGATCAGGACTTTGAACTTCGGGGTGAACATGAGCTGGCTCAACAACAGGCTCAGCATCGACGGTGATATTTACACCCGCACCGTGGAAGACCTGCTGACGAAAAGCAAAACGCTGCCCGCCGTATTCGGCGCCAATGAGCCCAATACCAATGCAGCAGACATCCGGGTAAAAGGATGGGAACTGAGCATGAAATGGAACGATGAATTCACCCTGGGCGGCTCTCCGTTCAACTATGGTGTAAGGTTCATCCTGTCTGACAGCTACGCGGAAGTGATGAAGTTCGACAATCCAGGCCGTTTGCTGAGCGACCATTACGTGGGTAAACGTTTTGGAGAGATCTGGGGCCTGGAAAACGATGGGTTCTTTCAGACAGAAGATGAGCTGAAAAATTCTCCCGACCAGACCGATGTAGGTTCAGATGACCAGAACTACAAATTCTATGTAGGTGACCTGAAATTTAAAGATCTCAACGGCGATAAAAAGATCAATTACGGCAAACGTACGGTAGATGATCCGGGAGACAGCCGTATTATCGGCAACAGCAGCATCCGCCTGCCTTACAGCCTCGACCTCTCTGCCGACTGGAAAGGTTTTGACCTCCGGGTATTCTTCCAGGGTGTGGGCAAACGCGACTGGTATCCGAACCCCAGCAACCACTACTTCTGGGGTGTATTCGCACAACCGTGGACGAACGTGCAGGTGCATAACCTCGACAGCTGGACGCCCGAACAACGCAACGCCTATTTCCCCCGCCTGAAGTCTTATATCGCTGAAGATGCTTCCGAGCTGGGTGCGCCGCAAACACGCTATCTGCAGAATGCCGCTTACCTGCGCCTGAAGAACCTGACCGTCGGCTACACACTGCCATCTGCGCTTACCCGCAAGGCGCATATCGAAAGGCTGCGTTTCTACTTCAGTGCGGAGAACATTTTTACCCGCTCGCATTTGAAGGCGAATCTCGATCCGGAAGGTTTGGGCGGTAGCGTATATCCTTTCCAGAAAACATATTCCGGTGGTCTGAATCTCAATTTCTAA
- the ggpS gene encoding glucosylglycerol-phosphate synthase, producing MILATDLDGTFLGGTHQHKEHLYNIIRENDDFRLIFVTGRGVESILPLLSDPVIPRPDYIICDVGATVLDGATLQPVQPIQNNIENKWPGKAVIMEQMEHIGGLRLQTVPQQRRCSFFFDDENIKSQINELEKTLGCDIILSANKFLDVLPRSVNKGSTLQHLVKLLQIPETDVLVAGDTLNDLSLYGRGFKGVVVGEAEHALTTATRDLDDVLLSDTAGAGGILEALEHFSDFRPYFREKTPATAPNISSQLVMLYHRFPFETVEVNGKKIRRSPKSPNGILPTLTNFFKTQRPGLWVAWQEKQEDEEQAENFHIDREQYPNLMASPVLMEKEDIDIFYKLFSKEAFWPAIFSFTEKAQFNHEHWEHYLKINRRFAEKAAAEAELNAMVWIHDYNLWMVPGYLRMLRPDLKIGFFHHTAFPAANTFNIIPWRAEIIGSLLQCDYVSFHIPRYVENFVDVVKSHMPVKITEQMNCAPRFLTYSCAMGTGTMTREIDTGRRKIRLGANPVGVHVDYIKELTEKPSTRQLITELKKQTNGKKTILSIERLDYVKGPLEKIKAFHQFLEEHPNLHGKIELINICTPPASGMKIYEQVQQELEQLIGKINGQYSRIDWVPIHFFFRSFSFEEVLAYYAISDIAWITPLRDGLNLVAKEYVAVQGLNPESDGALVLSEFAGASVELPTAILTNPYDNASMKESLLRAISMNKQERQIRMKRLYQNVSHFNIEYWANEFMIELKNAGE from the coding sequence ATGATTCTAGCAACAGACCTGGACGGAACATTTTTAGGCGGTACGCACCAACACAAAGAGCACCTGTACAACATCATCCGCGAAAACGATGATTTCCGGCTGATATTCGTCACCGGCCGCGGGGTGGAGAGTATTCTCCCGCTGTTGAGCGATCCCGTGATTCCCAGGCCTGATTACATCATCTGCGATGTGGGCGCCACGGTGCTCGACGGGGCGACCCTCCAGCCGGTGCAGCCCATCCAGAACAATATCGAAAACAAATGGCCGGGCAAAGCGGTCATCATGGAACAGATGGAGCACATCGGCGGCTTGCGCCTCCAGACAGTGCCGCAACAGCGGCGGTGCTCGTTTTTTTTCGACGACGAAAACATCAAATCCCAAATAAACGAACTCGAAAAAACCCTCGGCTGCGACATCATCCTGTCCGCCAACAAATTCCTAGACGTATTGCCGCGCTCCGTCAACAAAGGCAGCACGCTGCAGCACCTCGTGAAATTATTACAGATACCGGAAACGGATGTGCTCGTAGCCGGCGATACGCTCAACGACCTTTCGCTGTACGGCCGCGGCTTCAAAGGCGTGGTAGTGGGCGAAGCGGAACACGCGCTCACCACGGCCACCCGTGACCTGGACGACGTGCTGCTGTCGGACACCGCCGGCGCAGGCGGCATCCTTGAAGCGCTGGAACACTTCAGCGACTTCCGGCCCTATTTCAGGGAAAAAACGCCCGCAACGGCGCCCAACATCTCTTCACAGCTCGTGATGCTGTACCACCGCTTCCCTTTTGAAACGGTGGAAGTGAACGGCAAAAAGATCCGCCGCTCCCCCAAAAGCCCGAACGGCATCCTGCCCACGCTCACCAACTTTTTCAAAACGCAGCGCCCCGGCTTGTGGGTGGCCTGGCAGGAAAAACAGGAAGACGAAGAACAGGCGGAGAACTTCCACATCGACCGGGAGCAATACCCCAACCTGATGGCCAGCCCCGTGCTGATGGAAAAAGAAGACATCGACATCTTTTACAAACTCTTTTCCAAGGAAGCTTTCTGGCCCGCGATTTTTTCCTTCACCGAAAAAGCGCAGTTCAACCACGAACATTGGGAACATTACCTGAAGATCAACCGCCGCTTCGCCGAAAAAGCCGCCGCGGAAGCGGAACTGAATGCGATGGTCTGGATACACGATTACAACCTCTGGATGGTGCCGGGTTACCTGCGCATGCTGCGCCCCGACCTGAAAATCGGCTTCTTCCATCATACCGCTTTCCCCGCCGCGAACACATTCAACATCATTCCCTGGCGCGCGGAAATCATCGGCAGCCTGCTGCAATGCGACTACGTGAGTTTTCACATCCCCCGTTACGTGGAGAATTTCGTGGACGTGGTGAAAAGCCACATGCCCGTTAAAATCACGGAACAGATGAACTGCGCGCCGCGCTTCCTCACCTACAGCTGCGCCATGGGCACCGGCACCATGACCCGCGAGATCGACACCGGCCGCCGGAAAATAAGGCTGGGCGCCAATCCCGTGGGCGTGCATGTGGATTACATCAAAGAACTGACGGAGAAACCCTCCACCCGGCAACTCATCACGGAACTGAAAAAACAGACCAACGGTAAAAAGACCATTCTCAGCATAGAGCGCCTCGACTATGTAAAAGGCCCGCTCGAAAAAATCAAAGCCTTCCACCAGTTCCTGGAAGAACATCCCAACCTGCACGGCAAGATCGAACTGATCAACATCTGCACCCCTCCTGCCAGCGGGATGAAAATATACGAGCAGGTACAGCAGGAGCTGGAACAGCTGATCGGCAAGATCAACGGCCAGTATTCGCGGATCGACTGGGTGCCCATCCACTTCTTTTTCCGTTCGTTTTCGTTCGAGGAAGTGCTGGCCTATTACGCCATTTCGGACATCGCCTGGATCACCCCGCTCCGCGACGGGCTCAACCTCGTGGCGAAGGAATATGTTGCGGTGCAGGGCCTCAATCCCGAATCGGACGGGGCTTTGGTGCTGTCTGAATTCGCAGGGGCGTCGGTGGAACTGCCCACGGCCATCCTCACCAACCCGTACGACAATGCGTCCATGAAAGAAAGCCTCCTACGGGCTATTTCCATGAATAAACAGGAACGGCAGATCAGGATGAAGCGGCTGTACCAGAACGTCAGCCACTTCAACATTGAATACTGGGCCAATGAATTTATGATCGAATTAAAAAATGCCGGGGAATAA